The sequence TATTCTTGTTATTTTAAACACTTGtaatatatagctaataaaagcACCACCGAACTTTCATATGAAAAATCCTTTTtatacttaatttttaattttcacgaaataGGCCCAGAGCACACTGTGGTATTCCGAAGAGACATAGACATCCGACATGCTCACATAGACATCCGACAGGCTCTGCCGTTGTTCGGTAGAATAGTGCGTACGCATGCGACCTTGTTAGTTTAGAAAAAATGGCGTCTTACAGTACACACGCGTTTTGATTTTCCCAAGAATTCCATGCTTAATTAGGGATATTACACACACGTAGACTGATAATAACTTCCTGCAGATGTTAATAGCTTACTACTAGGATATATCATCTGAGGAATGTTGATATTAGTACAAGCctgtgaagtttttaaaaaaaattaataattcctAACCAATTAGTCAAAGTGGCAATTTTATGTGGGTAGTATAAAGCATACTTTTCGCTAATGGTAAAAGTCCAATAACTTGTGCAAAAACTAAAACAATGGCTTAAAACTTGATATGGTATAGTTTTAGACCAGATCGATGAAAGAGAGCCCAATATACATTGACCTATCATTgtagttcttaatttttttaatttaggcaTTTTCGGGGACgccaataaggcattttttacagcATATCTGTTTTAACACAGATACAAGTGCAAAAACCATTAAAAGCAACTTCTCTGGTTGAAATAAGTCAAATAAGAATTAATAAAACTAGTTTAAGCCCAATTTTTTTAACCAGTCCAAAGAAATTGTAAAGTACCAGAATGTTCAACTTACATTATGTTGGTACAAAAGCTTAATCATGATTACGACTACGGTTTAagtgataaaatttttgtttgtcctTTATTTATTATGCTATCAATTGAATATTATTTGAGCAAACACATTTTGCAGAATAGGCAGTGACTAACCAAAAGGGTGCATATATGTTTTATTCTGTAGTGCTACATCCAACATGTTGTATAATACAGAAGTTAGTTTCGACAATTTACTTATTTCCTGGGATAATTATTTTTAGCTCTTAAAGTCACTGGAGATTTTTTTGTACAGCTACATGTCCTAGCTACATGTTGGTGACAATACACTGGTTGACGTGCTGCAATATTCCATCATTAGGGTTTTTCCTTTACCCTGAGGTATATATATAGTAAGAATTCTGTTTTACTTTCTTGCTAAGAACAACATCAAGGGAAGTCATTTATGTATTCCATCTTTGATGACGCTTTGTACAATTAAACTGGTGTAACACATTAGAATTTGTGGGGAATGAAGCTGTTTTTACTTGTACTATCAGGCTTGGCTTAGTTTGTTTTGGTAGACTAGTTGCGGTAGCATGGTTAGTACTCTGAACATAGAAAATTTTTGCCACCTTTTGCTAAATACTTTAATGTCccagtggtaagaaaaattatgctgtgcCTCCAGACTGTACAGATACTTCGAAAACCAAAAACCAAATTTCCTATTTTCTTAACTGTGGTGCAAAGTGCAAAGTGCAAAGTAGAACGTGTATTTACATCattaaatgctaaaaatacTTCTACTCTCATGCTCATATTCTGTTTTGTCTGCAAGGTGTTGATGAAGGATGTAATGATAATTTTAAAGCCAACCATTTTTGTAATTCTGGTTAAAACAATTCAGCTTCCCCTAGTTAAGCCTACTTTAGCATATAGCAGACTGTCCATGCCTGGAATAGCTAACATTACGTTATTAGGCATTTCCTTGACATGCTGACGAGCCCTGGTATTGGGCGAAACagtcttaaaatatttgaatttaaactgttgtttttaattttcatacacTTTTTTGAAACCCTTTAAAAGATGGTTTGTTATTTTATTGTCCATTCAAAACTTTAGAGCAAAAAACGTCTCTACCAAAGCTAATAACTTGGACATTATTTAGGCCGTTTATAATGCGTAGAGGCTTAAAATAGCAAAAGTTTTCGGACCCGCAATGGAGGGTTTACAGCGCCCCCCATGACCCCCACTTGTTCTGGCACAGCAAATTGCTGCGCTTtttttgcttcgcaaaaatttaactgacatgttaaaaatgttggatCCGTCTGTTATACTATATAGCTTTTTCAAAATTCTGGTGGCACAAATAACTTAAGCATTTATTTAGTTCCACTGATGTATTATCTTTTTCTGCATTTAGTCTTTTACCCTAGTCAAAACTCATAAGTGAGATAAGGCAAACTTAATTTCTTCTCTGCGCTATCAGATTCAGTTGGGATCAAGAAAAGCTAAAGAATTTAAATTACATGCGACGAAAGGCATAGTGCGATGGCCGTAAGTTGTTCGGTACTGGATGCATGTAAGAATGGGTGTGTGATTTAAACGTTGTATAATCTATCTACATGTACCTGCGAAAGTGGGTTGGAAAGCGAGGCACAAAATTTACGCGAAGTTTGAAAATTTGCGTTAATTTTGTGCCTCGTTAATTTCCTGCAATTAGGCATTGAAAGTTGAACAATTTTTAGTAATACTAGCGGAAAACCATAGCTAGCTTATTAGCTGTATTTTTCGGTTAGTTAACCGAAAACCATGCAACTAAACGTGTTAGCTATGTTTTCGATATTATTATGGAAAATTTTGCTCGTGGATTGCTGATGAAGTAGATAAGTGACGTAGTTAATTGATTGAAACTTTTTCATGCAATTTGACTGTACGGTATAATAATATGACACCGTTTAACTAGAAATTTGTACGTGTAATCAAACAGTGCTTTTACCGtctcaaaataaaatacataataTAGCACAAAAAATCTACAACGCAATCGTAACATTTTTTGAAGAACGAATTCACGAAAATGAATGCTTTACATTATATTACATTAGAGTGGACACATTGCAAGTCAATTTGTTGCCGGGTAGCTAGCTACGATTTTTTGTTTGACTGTAACGGGTCTGCTATACTTAACTGACTACGTAAAGCTACATTGAATAATGTTAGTAGCCATAAAACCTCCTTATCCTATTTCGACATTGCTTGTAACGTACGAACATTTTCCATATGTTTAAGTCTGCATCATATTGCAGTAGGTTTATTTAAATACTAAGGAGAGCTATCTAAGCTAGCTAGTATATAGCTATCTAAGCTAGCTTAGATAGCTTAGATAGCTAGCTTAGATAGCTACGACATTATTTTTCACGTTACTTTGCAGAGCTACAATTTCCCATCATGTTCTAATACATTACAGCTGGAAGCGAGCTAGCACATTGTATAGCTGTTTTACTGTTGCCAAGCTTGTCATTTATTGGAATCGAATAAAATTTCTGGCTGACTATATAGCTCGCTACGGTAAAATAACAATGGTTTGAGAAACTGCTTCCTCTAGTTAGAGCAAAGCTTAAACTTTAAGACCTAACTAATATGTAGAAATAACAAATTTATATAGTTCAATTGTTCGACTAATGGTTAAGCATTTGTTTTGTCaataataaatttgaaattttgctgCATGACTTTTCTAGCCATAGGGTGTTTTTCTGTCAACCAAAGACATACCAGTATAATGATTTCCTTGTTACTTTGACACAGTGCACCAATACTGAACGTTCCATCTAGATGTGGAATATTAGTTAGCTGTATTACATAGCTAACATATACTATTGACGTTATGCTTAGTGTATTATACCCTATATTGCagtataaaatttaataaattactTATGCGAATGAAGTGACGGTTTGCACCTGAACGAAGCGCAAAAGTTCATTTTGCTGCGTTAATTTATGTATAGGTTCAGCCAATGACTGTGACGCCGTGTCTTTCATCTGGATCTATATTGTttcttttaagaatatttttaaaggcaacttctttttcttttcttttgcggTTATTTTCTAAAAACTATATCGTACCTGACTGAATTATTTACAGTCATGTCTCTCACAATGAATATACTTCTACGCTTACCAATATACTTCATATTCTGTATTCAACTTAACGCCTTTAAAtggagaaaaatattttgaaagagagattttaaaaacacagcgtactaaattgatatttttttttgcattttaggaATCAAAGAAGCACACAACAAActatttgataaattttttaatttgacaatgtCCAACATATCTGGCACAACCACTGTCACCAACTGAGCTAGCGTAAAACTTAGCAGCTTGTTGAGCAGATCCTCTTGACAGTCCAACTCCGTAAACAACAGATGGACAATTCATTCCAGAGGGTACAAGactataaaagaattgaaatgaACGGCAAGACAGGTTAAATTGAAATTAGCTCAAAAAACTCCTTTTTTCTCTATTCTTGTTGCCTTTTTTTCGATTTGTTTCTTGTTAAGTCACGCCCCGAAGAAAAGTCATTTATTCAAATAGGCTCCTGTGGTCATTCTTTTGAATTTTGTGTATAGAATAAAATTCTCGGCCAAAAGGGgtaaatatttcatatttttacatTCATTAAAATATTTCGTCCAAACTATGCAAGCAATTGAATTTGACTTTCTGTAATATTTGAATGTTAGTTAATTTTTCTACGGTATCGAATGAATTCTCTTAAAATTCCATTTTTATAAGTCACGAGGCGTGATGTTTCAAGGCACGTCGACTTTttgtgaaaagttaaaaaataaaaaagggcaAGTTACCGGGTGTTGCATCGAGCATAGTAGCTGTTTTTCGCCAATTTTACACCAAGTGCGGCAGCTATTCTTGCAAACCATGCAATAGGATGTCCATCTGTAGTACTGAACGCCAACAAGAAAAGCCCCACTAACACAACAGCGAAAGAAATCTTCATATTGATAAATTCTAAAAGGAAGGCTATATAGAAATTTAAAGCTgaacttttaaaactgaaaacagcTACATAGAAGCAGAACCTAAAATACAAGAAAAGACACTCACAGGTAAAACTGCAAACTTGTTTTAAAATGTATTGTAGATTCATCTcttttacatgtttttgttttgttttcttagcTGTTctaagaaaataatatttatttacttttcagAAAACGGGATTATCTTCCGGTTAAGAATTGTCTTCCGGTTTTCAGAGTGTCAGATTTAGTAACAACCGAAGCTTTGCTGATCTTTCAGCTTCTGAAAGTACTATATTTTGTTTTCTATCAGTCGACGGATTTATCAGTTTCCGATGACGTAGTCGTATTTTCGAAATAAATATTAGCTATCGTCATAAATAGCTTCATTTACGTCAATGCATGCCAAGCAAAGTCCACAAAAATAGAAACCGAATACTTTTCATCAACAATTCCATActtgttttaaagatttttataaaatataaatagaaTATAGATCCTATGCAATAGACCAGATAAAGTTTAGATGTTGAGAATCTAACCTTTCAAGCTCACGAATTTTAAAAGTAGCTATCAGCGAAGTTAATGAAGCAGTAAATGTTGAATTAATTATTTGTTCGCTAGCTAAAAATCCCATGGAAAAATATGATATCAGTTGAGGATATATTTCTTTGCTGGCTCGTTaatgttaaaaagaaattcCCTACTCTTCTCTTAAAATAATTCTCTTTTTGATTGTTTTGATTATCATTGTTAAACATATATATACAGATatgcaaatataaaaatagcagctacaaaaaaaacacattagCTATAATCGTAATTGAACTTAGTAGCTACAGAGACTCATGCCAGAAGTTAGATTGCTTTAAGTGaaacattttttgaagaaatgtTCTAGGTTATGTCTATCCCCTAAAAAGGTGTTCTGTTTCTCACCAACAATCCACCCTTTAACCCCTTTAACGACTGAAAACAAGTTGTGCTTAAAATGTTCATTATAGTGTTAATATGAactgtgttaattttttgtatttgtgaGCTTTGCTTCTCAAGAGATTTAAGGTCAAAGTAGTCCCTCGATCGTTTATACACCCTGTTCGGTaaaatactaacttgtgtgacgTAAGCCTGTGGGATGTTTTTAACTGTCTACCATGTTGCTaaattcttgaaaattttattttctacagtGATGTTGTTCTACAAGAATTTAGCTTGTCTTCTTCACCGCCCGAACCTCGCAATAAAGTTTAATTACTCTAGGCAAGACCAAGAAGTGGGCGAGTCTTCACAAGTCCTGTTGAGCTATGAACAAAATATGTACGAACCAAGTTGGGTTTTTTTCGATAATGGGGGcgaccgttaatgtaattatcGTTTTAGGAGAACAAAATTtggacataaaaaaattaaaaatgccgTGCTGTTTTCGTGATatgtaagaatgtttttattaaaaaatatatatgtaagtATTCTCGTTAGTTCTTCTTCAAGTCCAAGGTATGTTAGATCCAAATCTCCCTAGACAAGAAAAAAGATTCGGTCTTAAACCATCATATATAATCTTATGACTTATTATAACcagaatttgtttttaattttcattttgacacacgtgtttttttttgtcaaaattgacATTTTAGTATAGTATATTTTGATGATGTGTCATAAGCACGATTGGCTAAATTTAGGAATTTTGAACCTA is a genomic window of Hydractinia symbiolongicarpus strain clone_291-10 chromosome 14, HSymV2.1, whole genome shotgun sequence containing:
- the LOC130625733 gene encoding uncharacterized protein LOC130625733 isoform X2, with the protein product MKISFAVVLVGLFLLAFSTTDGHPIAWFARIAAALGVKLAKNSYYARCNTRLVPSGMNCPSVVYGVGLSRGSAQQAAKFYASSVGDSGCARYVGHCQIKKFIK
- the LOC130625733 gene encoding uncharacterized protein LOC130625733 isoform X1; translated protein: MNLQYILKQVCSFTSFLLEFINMKISFAVVLVGLFLLAFSTTDGHPIAWFARIAAALGVKLAKNSYYARCNTRLVPSGMNCPSVVYGVGLSRGSAQQAAKFYASSVGDSGCARYVGHCQIKKFIK